In Ictalurus punctatus breed USDA103 chromosome 3, Coco_2.0, whole genome shotgun sequence, the following are encoded in one genomic region:
- the LOC128632763 gene encoding uncharacterized protein LOC128632763: MREHHLKLNLAKSELLVIPACPSINYNLTVQLSSTTLKPTRTARNLGVILDDNLSFTDHISTTAWSCRFILYNIKKIRPYLTEQATDTSPGSCYLKTGLLQLTTFGPPSSSIKPLQMIQNAAARLIFNQPKRTHVTPLFISLHWLPVAACIKFKALMLTYKTLSGTAPSYLNSLLMAYVPSRNLRSISGQRLLVPTQRGARSLSRTFTLTVPQWWNELPTSTWTAESLTIFKKQLKTHLFHEHLTNS, translated from the coding sequence atgagggaacaccatcttaagctcaacctggcaaaatctgagcttctcgtgatcccagcctgtccctcaatcaactacaacctcactgtacagctcagctcaaccacactcaagccaaccaggacagccaggaaccttggggtgattcttgatgacaacTTGagctttacagaccacatctcaacaactgcatggtcctgtaggttcatcctgtacaacataaagaaaatcagaccctacctcaccgaacaggctacagatactagtccaggctcttgttatctcaaaactggactattgcaactcactactttcgggcctcccagcagctccatcaaaccccttcagatgattcagaatgctgcagcacgcctcatcttcaaccagcccaagagaacccatgtcacacccctcttcatctccctccactggcttcctgtagctgcctgcatcaaattcaaggccttgatgctcacctacaagaccttgtcaggaacagcaccctcctacctcaactctctcctgatggcttacgttccctctcgcaatctgcgatcgattagcggcCAACGTTTAttagttcccactcagcgtggcgcaaggtccctttcaagaaccttcacactaactgttcctcagtggtggaatgaacttccaacctcaacctggaccgcagaatctctcaccatcttcaaaaaacagctaaagacccacctcttccatgaacacctaaccaactcataa